Genomic window (Sphingomonas japonica):
GTCATCAACTCGGCAGTGCGGGTGAGCCCGGCGGCGGTAACGCACGGTAAACTAACTGTCCGTATCGAGGAAAATCAGCAGGTCGTGCAGCCTGCACCGTTCAGCCAGGGCCAGACCGCCGTCGAACAGCAATCGGGGGTCGGGGTCGAAGAGGAGAAGCGCCCGATGTTCCTGCTCGATCCGGGCCCCAAATTGGCCGATGTGGTCAAGGCGGTGAACGCGATCGGCGCATCGCCCGCAGACCTCGTCGCCATCCTCGAAGCATTGAAGCAGGCGGGCGCCTTGAAGGCGGAGCTGGTCATCCTGTGACCAGCCCGATCGCCTCGACTGCGAAGGCCGGTGGCGGCGTGTCGATCGACACGTCGCGACTGGCGTCTGCGGAAAACCTGCAACAGGCGGGCGAGCGTTTCGAGGCGATCTTCACCAACATGATGCTGTCGTCGATGCGCAAGGCCAAGCTGGCCGACGGATTGTTCGAAAGCCAGGCGCTCGATCAGTTTCGCGACATGCAGGATCAGCAACTCGCCCAGTCGATGGCGCAGACCGCGCCGATCGGCATTGGCAAGGCGATGACCGACTTC
Coding sequences:
- a CDS encoding rod-binding protein; the protein is MTSPIASTAKAGGGVSIDTSRLASAENLQQAGERFEAIFTNMMLSSMRKAKLADGLFESQALDQFRDMQDQQLAQSMAQTAPIGIGKAMTDFLAKQAALPAVSQASATGAEAEPEP